AGCTGTAAAGTTATCCGTCGTAATGGGGTTATCCGCGTGATTTGTAGCGCAGAACCTCGTCATAAGCAGCGTCAAGGTTAATCTGATCAAGACCTGTTGATTTCAGTAGGCTAATTAGGTTAATATCCGCC
This portion of the Acinetobacter sp. GSS19 genome encodes:
- the rpmJ gene encoding 50S ribosomal protein L36, translated to MKVQASVKKICGSCKVIRRNGVIRVICSAEPRHKQRQG